From the Ensifer adhaerens genome, the window GCGGGCGATGCCATTCTTCGGGCAGCCGGCGGCGAAACGCTGACGATGGACGGTGCTCCACTCACCTACGGTAAGCGCAACCAGAAGGACGACAGCGACTTCGCAAACCCCTGGTTCGTTTCGCGCGGCAAGCCGTAGGGATCCCTCCGGGATCCCGTCATTCGTACCGCATTCCGGCGGCGATCAGCTGGCCGAGCGACCACTCGTTGAACGGCTTGTCTATCCGCGGGATACCCCGCAGGTGGCTTGGGAAAAGCTCTATGTCTCCGTAGCCGCTGGTGAACCCAAACGGCATGCCGCGCGCGAGCATCGCATCGGCAACGCCGAAGCTCGTATGGTTGTCGAGGCTGACGTCGAGAATTGCAAAGTCGAAGCCCTGTCGAGACAGGATCTCCATCGCCTGGTCCGCGTTCCCCGCGATCGTCACCTCGGCAATCCCGAGCGAGGTCAGGATCTCTTCTGCATCCGATGCGATCAGGAAATTGTCTTCGAGAATAAGAACGGCCCGGACATGCGGCGGAACTTCATCCATCCAGCTCACTCCACCTTTTGCGCATACCGACAGGGCATTTGCGCCGATAAGAGCAAGCTATAGGCGCCTCAAGCCGACCCGGCATTTAAATAAGACATGTGGCCCCGATTGGGGCGAAGTGCGGAACAACGAACCGCTACCGACGTTCAACACCGGTACGCGGATTACGATCGCGCACGATCGTCGTTTCGCGGCTTCCTCAAGATAGAACGGGAGCAGGAGAATGAAGCAGACAGCCTCCGTGCTTAAACCGAAGGTCAAGGACGAAGAATTCGACATCGGCCTGACCAGAGCCTATCGCCAGCAGATGGCGGCAGCACTGTCCGACATCCTCGCGGATACCTACAAGCTGGTGATCAAGAGCCACATCTACCATTGGAATGTGGTCGGCCCATTGTTCAAGCCGCTGCACGAGTTGACGGAAGAGCACTACAATACGCTCTTCCAGGCAACCGATGTCATCGCCGAGCGTATCCGCGCACTGGGCCACCTCGCCCCAG encodes:
- a CDS encoding response regulator gives rise to the protein MDEVPPHVRAVLILEDNFLIASDAEEILTSLGIAEVTIAGNADQAMEILSRQGFDFAILDVSLDNHTSFGVADAMLARGMPFGFTSGYGDIELFPSHLRGIPRIDKPFNEWSLGQLIAAGMRYE
- a CDS encoding Dps family protein, whose amino-acid sequence is MKQTASVLKPKVKDEEFDIGLTRAYRQQMAAALSDILADTYKLVIKSHIYHWNVVGPLFKPLHELTEEHYNTLFQATDVIAERIRALGHLAPAKLTEVAAFAPGGGSVNHTSAADMVADLIADHEAAVRRMRDAGTKADENDDLVTTDMLTDRLNFHEKALWMLRAIVAS